AGCTCGAGGACAAGCTTGGCGTCAATCCCTACAAGTTCGGCATGATCGGCTCGACGGACTCGCATACGTCGATGGCGGCGGTCGAGGAGGAGAACTTCTTCGGCAAGCATTCCGGCGTCGAGCCCGAGCCCCATCGGTGGGAGCATGTCGTGATCGAAGCGCCCGATCCCGAATTCACGATCAAGGGCTGGCAGCAGGCCGCCGGCGGCTATGCAGGCATCTGGGCGACTGAGAATACGCGCGAGGCGATCTTCGATGCCATGAAGCGCAAAGAGACGTACGCGACCACGGGCCCGCGAATGACTGTGCGGTTCTTCGGCGGTTGGGACTTCGATGATGCCGACGCCAAGACGCGGCTTCCGGCGTCCGCGGGCTATGCCAAAGGCGTACCCATGGGCGGCGATCTCAGCGCGGCGCCGGAGGGCAAGGCGCCCACCTTCTTGGTTGCGGCGGCGAAGGATCCCTATAGCGGCAATCTCGATCGCATCCAGATCGTCAAAGGCTGGATGAATGCGGACGGGGAGACCGAGGAAAAAGTCTACGACGTCGTATGGAGCGACGATCGTAAGCCGGGCCCGGACGGTAAGCTGCCGCCCGTGGGCAATACGGTGGATGTCGAAAACGCCACCTGGAGCAACTCCATCGGCGAGCCCGAGATGATCACGGTGTGGACGGATCCGGATTTCGATCCGGACCAGCGGGCGTTCTACTACGCGCGCGTCATCGAGATCCCGACACCGCGCTGGACGGCCTACGAGGCCAAGCGCTTCAACGTCGAGATGACCGGCGACGTGCCGATGACGACCCAAGAACGCGCCTACACGTCGCCCATCTGGTACACGCCGCGAGGATAGCAATCGAACGGAGCTCGCCCATGTTACGACTAGTCATCGCCACCTCAATCCTCGCGGTCACTGCAGCAGGTGCTGCGACGGCGCAGGAGATCAAGCCCAACCCGTTGCGCGACGCCTATTTTGGCAATCTGCACGTCCATACCGGTTGGTCGTTCGATGCGTATATCAACGACTCCATCACCACGCCGGACTCCGCCTATCGCTGGGCCAAGGGCGAAGCGATCTCGGCGGGCGAGGGACTTCCCGATCTGCAGATTCTGCGTCCGCTCGACTGGTATGCGGTGTCCGACCATTCCGAATATATCGGTGTGCTCCCGCTGATGGAGGACAAATCCAATCCGCTAAGTCAGCATCCTCTGGCGGCGGACATTACCGGTGGCGACCCGGAAGCGGCCTTCGCAGCCTATGGCAAGCTCTCTGACACGATCTACGAGCACCACCCCGATGAGGAACTGAATGACCCGAAGATCCGTCGTACGGTGTGGGCAGAAATCGTGAAGACCGCCGACGAGCACTACAAGCCGGGCACTTTCACGACCTTCCCGGCCTTTGAGTGGACCTCGGCGCCGGACTGGCGAAATTTGCACCGCGTCGTCCTCTTCAGGGATTCCACGCATGTTCCGGATATGGCCCTTTCGGCCATGGATACGGACGTTCCCGCCGAGTTGTGGAAATGGATGGAGCTTCAGCGCGAGAGCGGGGCGCAGCTGCTCGCCGTTCCCCACAACGGCAATGCCAGCGACGGCATGATGTTTCCGGTTGGTCAAGCCTATGGAGACGTCAACGTCGATGGCGACTACGCGGCCGCTCGCATGCGCAACGAGCCTCTCTTCGAGCTAACCCAAATCAAGGGCACGTCGGAAGTCTACCCGCCGATGAGTCCGAACGACGAGTTCGCCGACTTTGAGATCTGGGATTACACGCTCTCGCCGGATGCGGTACCCCCTGAGCATAGGCTCGGCGGCTACGCGCGAGAGGCCATCATACGGGGGCTCAAATATCAGCAGGAAGGTCGCGGCAATCCCTTCAAATATGGCTTCATCGGAGATTCCGACACGCACAACGCCGCGGCATCGATCGAGGAAAACAACTACACGGGCAAGTTCGGCTTCGAGCTCGATCCACGTCACCGGCTCGAAGGGCCTCCGGGTGTTCCCGAGTCCGCGATTGAGCAGGTGCGGCGCTTCAGTTCCGGCGGCGTGGCCGGTGTATGGGCCGAGTCCAATACCCGCGAGGCTTTGTTCGACGCCATGGTGCGCAAGGAGACATTCGCCACGTCCGGCCCGCGCCTGAAGGTACGCCTCTTCGGCGGTTACGCGTATCCCGAGGACGTGATGGACAGGAGCCAGTGGCTGCAGACGGCCTATGACGGCGGCGTGCCGATGGGTGGCGATCTCGGAGCTGCCCCCGAGGGGCGCGCGCCGACCTTGCTTGTTGCGGCGACGAAGGAGCCCGATGGCGCGAACCTCGACCGTATCCAAATCGTCAAGGGCTGGATCGAGAACGGCGAACAGAAGGAGCGCATCTACGACATCGCGCTTTCGGACGGCCGCAAGCCCGACAGCTCCGGCGCGATCAAGCCGGTGGGCAACACGGTCGACGTCGCGACCGCCAGCTACACCAACGACATCGGCGCCACTGAGTTGATGGCGAACTGGACAGACCCCGACTTCGATCCCGCGGTGCCCGCCGTGTATTACGCTCGCGTCTTGCAGATCCCAACGCCGCGGTGGTCGACATTTGACGCAGCTAAACTAGGTGTCGAGGTGCCGAAAGGCCTGCCCACGTCGATTCAGGAACGCGCCTGGACGTCACCCATCTGGTACACGCCGTCGTCCTAAAGGAAGGAAAAGGAGAGAGTGATGAATGCCCACACTTCGCCGTTTCTAGTTTCTGCTATCGCTGCGTCGGCGTGGGTCCTGCTTCCCGCCATCGCGCCCGCGCAGGATATTGCGGTCACCAAAGAAGACATCAGCGTCGGCAAGAAGCAATATTCGCCCTATCTCCACCAAAGTTATCCCAATCGCGTTTTCTGGGGCGATACCCATCTCCACACGTCCTATTCGACCGATGCCGGCATGGTGGGCAACACGCTTGGACCGGAGGAGGCCTTGCGCTTCGCCAGAGGCGAACAGGTCATTTCGTCGACCGGGGTGCCGGCCCGCCTGATCAGGCCGCTCGATTTTCTTGTTGTGGCAGACCACTCCGAGAATTTGGGCCTCGCGCCAATGATCGAGGAATCCAATCCGGAGCTGCTGAAAGACCCGATGGGCAAGAAATACCACGACCTGGTGAAGTCGGGAAAAGGTTGGGAGGCCTACCAGCTATGGAAGAAGAGCGGTGCGGAAAGAAAAGATTCCATGCCCAATCCGGCGCTGCAGCGCACGGCTTGGGACGAGATCATCGACGCGGTGGACCAGTATAATCAGCCCGGCGTGTTCACCGCCTTTCACGGCTTCGAATGGACCTCGACGCCGGATCTCCGCAACCTGCATCGCAACGTCATCTTCCGGGACGACGCGAAAGCGGCCAGGCAGGTCCTGCCGTTCAGCTTTTTCGACTCGGCCGATCCAGAAGATCTCTGGGATTACATGGAGGCTTACGAGAAAAAGACTGGAGGCCGAGCCCTTGCCATCCCACATGGCGGTAATCTGTCCCAAGGCTTGATGTTTGCGGTAGAGACCATGTCCGGCCAGCCGATCGACGCCGCCTATGCCAAGCGGCGGATGCATTGGGAGCCGATCTACGAGGTCACGCAGATGAAGGGCGATGGCGAGGCCCATCCCCTGCTGTCACCCACTGACGAGTTTGCGGACTACTACCAATGGGACAAGGGTGACTTCGGTCTCAATCCCAAGGAACCGCAAATGCTGCCGCACGAATACGCCCGCAGCGCACTCAGGATTGGCCTGGAGCAGCAAGCCAGACTCGGAGTCAACCCATTCAAGTTCGGCATGATTGGTTCGACCGACAGCCACACCTCACTCGCCACCACGCGCGAAGAAAACTATTTCGGCAAGTTTGCAGGCGCCGAGCCGGGGACCGAAGCCCGGTTCGATGACCTGGTCTCGCAGGACCTCCGGGAGGACGGAGACGGGAGCCTGAACGTCTATCACTGGGAATCTCTCGCGTCCGGGCTTGCCGGTGTATGGGCCACGGAAAACACGCGCGAGGCGATCTGGGACGCCATGGCGCGAAAGGAAGTCTATGCGACGACCGGCACCAGGATGCTCGTTCGGGTCTTCGCCGGCTGGGATTTCGAGCCTGAAGAGGTCCAACGCCCTGACTTTGCACCGCAGGGATACCAGCGAGGCGTGCCCATGGGCGGCGGCCTAACGGGTGCACCGGAAGGCGTCTCGCCCAAGTTCATGGTGCGTGCCCTGCGCGACGCTGACGGCGCCAACCTCGACCGCATCCAGATCATCAAGGGCTGGGTCGATGCTGACGGCAAGTCGCGCGAACGCGTCTTTGACATAGCCGTATCTGGCGGCCGCAAGATCGACGAGGACGGACGTTGCAAGACGCCGGTTGGCGATACGGTTGACGTGCCGAATGCGTCCTACACCAACACTATCGGCGACGCGGTCCTGGCCGGCTACTGGGAAGACCCGACCTTCGATCCGACACAGCGCGCCTTCTACTATGTGCGCGTGCTCGAGATCCCGACGCCGAGCTGGATCGCCTACGACGAAAAGATATTTGGAACACATGCGCCGGACCGGGCGCTCCGAAAGCAGCAAGAGCGCGCTTACACCTCGCCCATCTGGTACTCGCCGTCGTCCTAAAGGAAGGAAAAGCCATGGCTGTTCGCTTCGCATCGCCTCTGATTGCCGCAACCGCGGCAACAGTCCTTGTCCTTCCGTCTGCGGCCCAAGCGCCGCAAAGCGTGACCACGGACGGGGGGACCATCGACCGCGCCGAGGTCGAGCGGTTCTTCAATCAGCCGGGCTACTCGCCCTACGCCGGGCGGAGTTTCCCTACCCGGCCGCTATGGGGCGAGATCCATCTTCATACGTCATGGTCACCGGATGCGATCGCCGCTGGGACGCGGGTTGGGCCGGATGAGGCGCTGCAATACGCCAAGGGCGCGGAAATCACCTCCAGCACCGGTCAAAAGGTGAAGCTGTCACGTCCCTACGACTTCATGATGGTCGCGGATCATTCGGATGCGCTCGGCGTGATGAGCGGCGTCCTCGAAGGTGACCCGTCGCTGCTCGCCGATCCCAAGCTGAAGGAATGGCACGACGGCATGAACGCGGGCGGCGAGAAGGCGAGCGCGGTGGTGATGGAGATGATCACGCTCCAGAGTCAGGGCAAACTGCCCAAGGCCGTGACGGACCCGAACGTCCAGTTCGACATGTGGCACAACATGACCGAGATCGTGGAGAGCCACAACGAGCCGGGCAGGTTCACCGCGTTGATCGGCTACGAATGGACCTCTAATTATGGCGGCGGCAACAACCTGCACCGTAATGTCGTGTACCGCGACGGTAAGACGAAAGCCGATCAGGTCCGTCCACTGACGACCTTCGACACCGAGATTCCGAACGAACTTTGGGACTGGATGTCAATGTACGAGGAGAAGACCGGCGGCCGGGTGCTGGCAGTTCCGCACAACGGCAACCTCTCAAACGGGCTGATGTTCGCGACGGAGACACCGGACGGCAAGCCGATCGACGCGAAATGGGCCGAGGAGCGCGCGCGCTGGGAACCTCTCTACGAGGTCACGCAGAGCAAGGGCACCTCCGAGCAGCATCCGAAGCTCGCGCCCGCCGACGAATTCGCCAACTTCGAGATTTGGGACAAATACAATCTCGCCGGAGTGCCCAAGAAGCCGGGCGAGATCGAGTACGAGTATGCGCGCCAAGCGCTGAAGCGCGGCCTTAAACTCGAGCCCGAGCTCGGCACCAACCCCTTCAAGTTCGGCCTGCTCGGTTCGACCGACGACCATACCGGCGTCTCCTCGGCCGAGGAGAACAACTTCTTCGGCAAGTTCCCGGCGAGCGAACCGTCGCCTGAGCGGTCCACCGGCAACGCCTTCGACTTCGACGGCAACACGGTGAAGGATTGGCAGCTTGGCGCCTCGGGCCTAACCGCTGTTTGGGCACCTGAGAACACGCGCGCGTCTATCTGGGATGCGATGAAACGCAAAGAGGTCTACGGCACGACCGGCTCGCGGATTTTCGTCCGCTTCTTCGGCGGTTGGGACTTCGAGAAGGACGATGCAGAGCGCCGCGATCCGGGCACGGTCGGATACGGCAAGGGCGTGCCCATGGGCGGCGACCTCCCGCCGGCGCCTGAAGGCAGCGGTGCACCGACATTTCTTGTCGCAGCATTGAAGGACCCGATTTCCGGCAATCTCGATCGCATTCAGATCGTCAAGGGATGGGTCGATGCGAATGGAGAGATGCAGGAAAAGATTTACGACGTCGTGTGGGCAGGTGACCGGAAGCCTGGCGAAGACGGCAAGGTGCCGTTGGTCGGCAGCACGGTCGATGTCGAGAAGGCGACCTGGACGAACACGATCGGCGCGCCGGAGCTGATAACGGTGTGGCAGGACCCGGACTTCGATCCCTCGCTGAGGGCCTTCTACTATGCCCGCGTCCTTGAAATCCCGACGCCACGTTGGACGGCCTTCGACGCCGCCTATTTCAAAGACGCAAAGTTCGATGCCGACACGCCGATGACGGTCACCGAACGTGCCTACACCTCGCCCATCTGGTACACGCCGCAGGGTTAGCGAGATTCGCGTGACGCATTCGGCCATGGACGCACGGGGACCTGCATGAGTGTGCTTGGCAGGCTTTTGCGCGAACCGCTTGTTCATTTCGTGCTTGTCGGCGCGGCTGTATTTGCGGCCTATTCCTTGTTTGCAGACGGCGACGAGACAGAGACTCGAGACCGCATCGTCGTGACTGAGGGCCGTGTCCTGCAGCTCGCGCAGGTTTTCGCGAAGACCTGGCAACGGCCGCCGACGCCTCAGGAACTGCGGGGTTTGGTGGACGCCTTCATCAAGGAAGAGGTCTATTACCGCGAAGCCGTCAAACGCGGCCTCGATCGGGACGACACCCTCATTCGCCGCCGCATGCAGCAGAAGATGGAGTTCCTGTCGGAGCCCGGCGAAGAGGCGCTGGCCGCGGACGATACAGCGCTGCAAGCCTATCTCGATGACCACAAAGACGCCTATCGTGTCGAGCCGAAGCTGGCGTTCAAACAGGTCTTCATCGATCCGAAGCGCTCCGACGGCGATGCGGAGGCGCGCGCCGCGGAAATGCTTCAGGCTCTGAAGGCGGGCGACAATCCTGACGACATTGGCGACCCCACGCTGCTCCCGCAGTCGGTGCCGCTCTCGCCGTTGCGCGCGGTCGAGCGCGACTTTGGTGAGGACTTTGCGAAAGACGTTTCGGTCGCTCCGGAGGGACAGTGGGCGGGACCGATTACCTCGCCGTTCGGGCTGCATCTCGTGCGCGTTACCAAACGCGAGGAGGGGTACGATCCTGATCTCGACGAGGTGAGGGATGCCGTGCTTCGCGATTGGCGGAATCTGAAACGCCAGGAGTACCAGGCGGACGCCTACGACCAGCTGCGCGCGAAGTACGAGATCGTCCTGCCGGAGCTGGAGTCTCCCCGGCAAAAGATGCCGCGACGTCCTGAGACGTCGCCGTCCGAGAAATCCTCTCGGCTGGAGAAGGGGGAAGCGGAGTGATCCGACTCCTCGCGGCAGTAGTCCTCCTGGTCGGGTTTCACAGCGCCTCGGACTCCCATGAACTACGCCCCGGCTTCCTGGAAATCCGACAGACAGGCGCGGACACGTACGACATTCGTTTCAAAGTGCCGGCGCGCGGCGATATGCGCCTTGGGCTTCATGTGCGGCTGCCGGCAGATTGCGCGGAGACATCGCCGCCCCGAATCGAACGGTCCGGCGCGGCACTTTTGGAACACTCGGCAGTGCGTTGCCCCGGCGGTCTCGCCCACCGCGAGGTGTCGATCGACGGCCTCTCCGGCACGTTCACGGACGTGGTCGTGCGAGTCGAGTCTGCGGACGGCGCCGTGCAGGCCGCTCGCCTCACGCCTGACAGTCCGTCTTTCACCGTAGCGGCCGCGCCCACCTGGGTCGAGACGGCCCGCACCTATTTCCTGCTGGGCGTGGAGCACATACTGCTTGGTATCGATCACCTTCTGTTCGTCCTTGCTCTCCTCCTGCTCGTTCGCGACGTATGGATGCTGGTCAAGGTCATCACCGCCTTTACCGTGGCCCACAGCATCACGCTTGCCCTTGCCGCCCTCGGCTGGGCCCAGATCCCGCAAGCGCCTGTGGAGGCCGTCATCGCGCTCAGCATCATGTTCGTGGCGGCGGAGGTCGTGCGTCAGACACGGCCGGAGTCGGATCTCACCAAACGTATGCCGTGGCTGGTCGCCTTCGCGTTTGGGCTTCTGCACGGTTTGGGCTTTGGCGGCGCGCTGAAGGAGATCGGGCTGCCGCAATCCGACGTCCCGGCGGCGCTTCTCACGTTCAATCTCGGCGTAGAAGCGGGGCAGTTGCTGTTCGTGTTTACGGTGGTCGGCGTCAGCACGCTTGTCCGCCGGGTCTTCTCTCTCGATCGTTCTTGGATCCGGACGGCTGCAGGCTACGGGATCGGTTCGCTGGCGGCCGTCTGGTTTGTTCAGCGCGTCGCACTCTTCTTGTAGAGAGTGTGCAACCAGTTGGAGCCGCGCCGTGTTTTGGTCATAAACGGTGCGGCTACTGGCCCGCGCGCTTTGTCCCGGTGCTTCGGTGCCTGGTCAGAACCGGGAAAATGGTGAGGATATCGACCATGGGTGAGAAGATGCGGTTTCTTGCGGTCTCAGTGGCGTTCACGTCCGTGCTTTGGGCGTACGGAACGGCCCTTGCGCAGGACTCTGACTCGGTTGTGGAGGCCGTGTCGCCGCCTCCGCAGACGGAAGCGCCCGCCGGCGCTGGAACGACCGATGCCCAGGACTCGGATTCGGTTGTCGAAGCCGTCTCGCCGCCGCCTCAGACGGACGCATCCGACAATGCCGATGCCGCGCCGTCGAACGGGTCGCAAGACACAAAGCTCAGCCAGGCCGAACTCGAGCAGCTCGTGGCTCCCATCGCGCTCTACCCCGATCCGCTCCTCGCCAATGTTCTGATCGCCTCGACCTATCCGCTGGAGATCGTGCAGGCGGAACGCTGGTATCAGAAGAACAAGGACCTCAAGGGCGACGCCTTGCAGGAGGCGCTGGCGAAGCAAGATTGGGACGACAGCATCAAGGATCTCGTATCCGTTCCCGACGCCCTCGAGATGATGAATAAGGATCTCGACTGGACCCAGAAGCTCGGTGATGCGGTGCTCGCGCAGCAGTCGGATGTCATGAACGCCGTTCAGGCCCTGCGGGCGCGCGCCAAAGCGAACGGGACGCTTGAGTCCAATCCGCAGCAGACCGTGACCGTGACGCAGACCGTCGTGCAGAACAACGCTGGATCGACCAGCGGGGCAGGGACCTCAGCGCAAAGCGCGCCGTCCCAGCAGGTGATCGCCATTCAGCCGACGAATCCGGAAAAGATCTACGTGCCGTACTACGAGCCGTCGGTTGTCTACGGCGCGTGGCCCTATCCGAGCTATCAGCCCTATTACTTCCCGCCGCCGCCGGGCTACCGTTTTGGCAGCGCGCTCGCGACCGGGCTCGCATGGAGTGCCGGATTTGCAATCGGCAATGCGATATGGGGCAACGACATCAATTGGGGCCGCAACGACATCAACGTGAACGTCAATCGCAACATCAGCGGCAACACGATCAACCGCAACAACGTCAACGCTCAAAAGTGGGAACACAATTCCGAGCACCGGCGCGGCGTCCAGTACAACAACACCGAGGTGCAGAACAAATTCGCGAACAAGGGCGATCGGACCAACATCGGCAACAATGTCGGCGACAACGCCGGTAATCGGCGCCCTGGCGGTGCAGACGGCCGTCCCGGGAATGGCGGCGGCCGGCCGACGGTCGGCGATCTCGAAGCGGATTTGAAAAAGCCGGGCGGCGGCGCGGCGCGCTCGGGAGCCGCCAACCTGGCCGACAAGCGGCCCGGTGGCGGCGATGGGCGCCCCGGCAATCTTCCCGGAGACAAGCGTCCCGGCGGGGCAGGCGGCGGCCGTCCATCGGTTGGCGACATCGAGGCTGGGCTCAAGAAGCCGGGTGTTGACGCGAACCGGCCTGGGACCGGCGGTGGTGATCGCCCCAAAGTCGGAGGCGGCGGTGGACCGAAGCCAGGGGCTGCAAATCGCCCCGGTGGCGGTGGCGCCCAAGCCAATTTGAGGGACAGGCCCGCAAGCAAGCCCGCGGCCAAGAAGCCGGCCGTAAGCAAACCTGCGGCGAGAAAGCCGCAAAGCCGGCCGAGCGGCAATGCCTTTCAAAAGGGCGACGGCGCCCGTGCGCGCCAGGCCTCGTCGCGCGGACATGCGAGCGCTGGCGGCCGACATATTTCAAGAGGCGGTGGCGGCGGACGCCGTGCCGGCGGCGGTGGCCGGCGCCGCTAGACGCCGGCAGGCAAAAGACTAGAAGCCTAGATGCAATGAATCAGACTCTAGAGTGGTGGATGACATGTCCTTAGTTCGACAACTGTGCCGCGCGGTGTTCGGCCTTTCGCTTTTCGTCCTCTGCGCGCAGGCGCAAGCCGCACAGCAGTTCGACAGCGCCGATGCTGCGATCGAAGCACTCGTGAGTGCGGCGCGCGCCGGAGACAAACAGAAGCTGCTGGAAATTCTCGGGCCGGAAGGCCAAGACGTCATCAGCTCCGGCGACGATGTTGCGGACAAGAATGCGCGTGAGAGCTTCATGGAAGCCTACGACAAGGGCCACGAACTCGAGACGGAAGGAGACGATTTTGTGGTTCTCCTGCTCGGCGACGACGATTGGCCGTTTCCGATCCCGGTCGTGAAAACCGAGGACGGCAAGTGGGAGTTCGACACCGAGGGCGGCCTCGAGGAGATTCTCATTCGGCGCATCGGCCGCAATGAACTCTCGGCCATCGAGGCGGCGCGCGGTTATATAAAGGCCCAGGAAGATTACCTCGCGCTCAATCCGGACGGTGGAAAGCCTCCGGCATACGCGCAGCGCATCATGAGCACGCCCGGCAAAAAGGACGGACTTTACTGGCCGACGCAGGAGAGCGAGCGCGAGAGCCCGCTGTCCAAGAAGTTCGCCGAGATCATCGCAGAAGGCTACAAGCCCGATGGGATCAATCCGATCCCTTATCACGGGTACTACTTCCGCATCCTCAAAGCTCAAGGCAAGGGCGCCGAAGGCGGCGCGCGCGACTACGTTGAGGATGGCCGCATGACGGGCGGCTATGCCTTGATCGCTTTTCCCGCCGAGTACAACAATTCCGGCATCATGACGTTCATCGTGAATCAGGACAGTCCGGTCCTCGAGAAGGACCTCGGCGAGGACACTGTGGAGACCGCAAGCAAGATCGACACTTTCGCCCCGGACGACACCTGGCAGCCCGCTCAGACGCCGTAGCACCGATTAGCCCCTGAAAATAATTTTCGGGAACGCCCAAGGATTCGGGCGCCAGCATCGTCCAACCTTGTGACATGCGCATGCCGACCGGAGACAACGAGCTGGTGGAGCAAGCCGCGGCGGGGGACGCCGAGGCATTCCGTGTCCTGCTGGAACGCCACTATGACGGCATTTTCCGGCTGGCGTACCGGTTCGTCGGCACCCGAGCCGATGCGGAGGATATCGCCCAGGATATCTGTATCGGCCTTGTCGACCGGCTGGGCTCTTTCCGCAGCGAGGCGAAGTTCACCACCTGGCTCTACCGGATTGTCTTGAACGCCTGCCGGGATTGGGGCCGGCGCCAAGCGAGCGGTCAGCGGGCGATGGCCAACTTCGCGGATGTGGACGATCTGCGCCGGGCCGCGGATGCCGATCGCGCCAGCCAGCTCGAATGGGTTTGGACAACGCTCGGTCAGTTCCCCGACGAGATACGGGAGACCGCGGTGCTCGTGCTGGCCCAGCAACTAAGCCACGGCGAAGTCGCGTCCGTTCTCGGCGTGAAGGAATCGACCGTCTCCTGGCGCATGCATGAACTGCGCAAGACCCTCAAACAGCGCGCGGACGAAGAGAGATGAGTGACAAGTTCGACCAGTTGAAAGACGCGTTGCAGGGCGAGCCGCCTGCGCCCGATCCGCAAGCGCGGCAGGCAGCGCTCAACCTCGCCATGGCGCGGTTTGCCGAAAAACATGCGGCCCGTTCCCAAGGAACAGCGCCTGGGCGTCGTCATACCTCCAGTGGCGGCATGGGGCCGTCGGCAATCTGGAGCGCAATCGTGACCGCATTGAAACCGTCGAATCGCAATTGGACCCCCGTTTTGGCCGGTGGCGCGAGCCTCGCCGTCCTGACCTTGGCTGTGTTGTCGACCCATTCTCTGAGACCCGATTTGTTGGACTGGCGGGAAACCGCCACGGAGCCGAAGCTGGCGAAGCGGGAGGCTGCGCCGACACCGGCAAAGCCAGATCGAGACGCCGTCGCGAACCGAGATACATCGACGGCACAAGAACACCCGATGAAGATGGCGACCGGCCAGCCCACGCCTGCGGCCCCCGTCGGGCAGGACGATGAAGCGGCGATGGCGCCTGCGCCCGAAATGCAGGCATTGCCGGCGCCAGGCATGCAGGGTGCGCCGGTAACGGACGCACGGTCCGGCTTCTTTGCTGGACGTTCCCAGATGGCGGCTCCCGGATCGGGCTACGCCGTGCCGGCGGCCCGCCTGCGCCAGATGGACATTCCGGCACCCGACTATTTTGAACAGGGGCGCGACCGCTTCGAGGCCTTCGACCCGAACCCGGTGAAGGTGGTCAAGGAGGATCCGGTCTCCACCTTTTCGATCGACGTGGACACGGCGTCATACGCTTACATGCGTTCGCGGCTCAACCAAGGTGTGCTGCCCGCGCCGGACTCGATCCGCGTGGAGGAGCTCGTCAACTACTTCCCGTACGACTACGCAGGTCCCGACAGCGCGGCCGTACCCTTCAAGACGAATGTCTCCTTGATGCCGACCCCGTGGAACGCCGACACCAAGCTGATGCGGATAGGCATCAAGGGCTATGAGCTGGCGGCAGCGCAGCAACCGCGCGCGAACCTGGTCTTTCTGATCGACACCTCGGGATCGATGCAGGCGCAGAACAAGCTTCCGCTCCTGCGTAACGCCTTCAAGCTTCTGCTCACCTCGCTCGATCCGGACGACACGGTGTCCATCGTCACCTATGCGGGGTCGGCCGGCACGGCGCTGGAGCCGACCAAGGTATCGGACACGCCGAAGATCCTTGCCGCGCTCGAGACTCTGTCGGCAGGCGGCTCCACCGCGGGAGGCGAGGGGATCCGGCAGGCCTATGCACTCGCTGAAGCGAACAAGGTCGATGGGATCAATCGCGTGATCCTCGCGACCGACGGTGACTTCAATGTCGGCATTTCGGACAAGGAGACGCTGAAGGACTTCGTGGCGCGCGAGCGCGAGAAGGGCGTGTCTCTGTCCGTCCTCGGTTTCGGTGCGGGCAACTACAACGACGCGCTGATGCAGGCGCTCGCACAGAACGGCAACGGCAATGCCAGCTATATCGACACGCTGAACGAAGCGCGCAAAGTGCTGGTCGACGATGCGGCCGGCACGCTTCAAACCATCGCCAAGGACGTCAAGATCCAAGTCGAGTTCAATCCCGCCGCCGTCTCAGAGTACAGGCTGATCGGCTACGAGACCCGGAAGCTGAACCGCGAGGACTTCAACAACGACAAGGTGGACGCGGGCGAGATCGGCGCCGGTCACACCGTGACGGCCCTTTACGAGATCGTGCCGGCCGGATCGTCGGGGCGCTTTGTCGAGGACCTGCGGTACAGGTCGAACGAGGCTGAGACGTCTCCAGCATCCAAGAATTCGGACGAGCTGGCTTTTGTGAAGATTCGCTACAAGCAGCCCGACGGCGACAAGAGCGAGCTGATCAGCACGCCTGTGACGACCGCCGACGCGGTTCCATCCACGAGCGCCGCCGACAC
This genomic window from Methyloceanibacter caenitepidi contains:
- a CDS encoding DUF3604 domain-containing protein; its protein translation is MAVRFASPLIAATAATVLVLPSAAQAPQSVTTDGGTIDRAEVERFFNQPGYSPYAGRSFPTRPLWGEIHLHTSWSPDAIAAGTRVGPDEALQYAKGAEITSSTGQKVKLSRPYDFMMVADHSDALGVMSGVLEGDPSLLADPKLKEWHDGMNAGGEKASAVVMEMITLQSQGKLPKAVTDPNVQFDMWHNMTEIVESHNEPGRFTALIGYEWTSNYGGGNNLHRNVVYRDGKTKADQVRPLTTFDTEIPNELWDWMSMYEEKTGGRVLAVPHNGNLSNGLMFATETPDGKPIDAKWAEERARWEPLYEVTQSKGTSEQHPKLAPADEFANFEIWDKYNLAGVPKKPGEIEYEYARQALKRGLKLEPELGTNPFKFGLLGSTDDHTGVSSAEENNFFGKFPASEPSPERSTGNAFDFDGNTVKDWQLGASGLTAVWAPENTRASIWDAMKRKEVYGTTGSRIFVRFFGGWDFEKDDAERRDPGTVGYGKGVPMGGDLPPAPEGSGAPTFLVAALKDPISGNLDRIQIVKGWVDANGEMQEKIYDVVWAGDRKPGEDGKVPLVGSTVDVEKATWTNTIGAPELITVWQDPDFDPSLRAFYYARVLEIPTPRWTAFDAAYFKDAKFDADTPMTVTERAYTSPIWYTPQG
- a CDS encoding DUF3604 domain-containing protein: MLRLVIATSILAVTAAGAATAQEIKPNPLRDAYFGNLHVHTGWSFDAYINDSITTPDSAYRWAKGEAISAGEGLPDLQILRPLDWYAVSDHSEYIGVLPLMEDKSNPLSQHPLAADITGGDPEAAFAAYGKLSDTIYEHHPDEELNDPKIRRTVWAEIVKTADEHYKPGTFTTFPAFEWTSAPDWRNLHRVVLFRDSTHVPDMALSAMDTDVPAELWKWMELQRESGAQLLAVPHNGNASDGMMFPVGQAYGDVNVDGDYAAARMRNEPLFELTQIKGTSEVYPPMSPNDEFADFEIWDYTLSPDAVPPEHRLGGYAREAIIRGLKYQQEGRGNPFKYGFIGDSDTHNAAASIEENNYTGKFGFELDPRHRLEGPPGVPESAIEQVRRFSSGGVAGVWAESNTREALFDAMVRKETFATSGPRLKVRLFGGYAYPEDVMDRSQWLQTAYDGGVPMGGDLGAAPEGRAPTLLVAATKEPDGANLDRIQIVKGWIENGEQKERIYDIALSDGRKPDSSGAIKPVGNTVDVATASYTNDIGATELMANWTDPDFDPAVPAVYYARVLQIPTPRWSTFDAAKLGVEVPKGLPTSIQERAWTSPIWYTPSS
- a CDS encoding DUF3604 domain-containing protein: MNAHTSPFLVSAIAASAWVLLPAIAPAQDIAVTKEDISVGKKQYSPYLHQSYPNRVFWGDTHLHTSYSTDAGMVGNTLGPEEALRFARGEQVISSTGVPARLIRPLDFLVVADHSENLGLAPMIEESNPELLKDPMGKKYHDLVKSGKGWEAYQLWKKSGAERKDSMPNPALQRTAWDEIIDAVDQYNQPGVFTAFHGFEWTSTPDLRNLHRNVIFRDDAKAARQVLPFSFFDSADPEDLWDYMEAYEKKTGGRALAIPHGGNLSQGLMFAVETMSGQPIDAAYAKRRMHWEPIYEVTQMKGDGEAHPLLSPTDEFADYYQWDKGDFGLNPKEPQMLPHEYARSALRIGLEQQARLGVNPFKFGMIGSTDSHTSLATTREENYFGKFAGAEPGTEARFDDLVSQDLREDGDGSLNVYHWESLASGLAGVWATENTREAIWDAMARKEVYATTGTRMLVRVFAGWDFEPEEVQRPDFAPQGYQRGVPMGGGLTGAPEGVSPKFMVRALRDADGANLDRIQIIKGWVDADGKSRERVFDIAVSGGRKIDEDGRCKTPVGDTVDVPNASYTNTIGDAVLAGYWEDPTFDPTQRAFYYVRVLEIPTPSWIAYDEKIFGTHAPDRALRKQQERAYTSPIWYSPSS